In the genome of Plasmodium malariae genome assembly, contig: PmUG01_00_28, whole genome shotgun sequence, the window CGatgaatatagaaaatatgcATATCATACCTACTTTAAGTTTTAAATCATTTCTTAAAAACTTAAAATCTGATTTCGTAGTATCTCTaaccttatttttataatatattttgtctaaatttttttttttaagataaGACTTTTCTTGGTTCGGTACAAAATAGTTACTTGTTCTAGCTTGTTTACAGACTTCTGTGTTATTTAATGAACATTCATtgataattttacttttcccTCTGGAtacttttttacaattagatataatttttttttcgtattctACAATATTTGGAATATCTTcttttatacatacaatacTTGAATACTTTCCTTGATTACGCTTTGCTAGTAATCGATAAGTTCTTGTGTTTaaatctatatctatatggTTCTTCTCattcaaaaatttataatagaTACTctagaaaaaacaaaaattcaCAAGCCTTAGAGtataaacaattttattCTAAAAAAGAGTATTAAAA includes:
- the PmUG01_00055000 gene encoding Plasmodium exported protein, unknown function, which gives rise to MGEKNNFGFYIKVFTVFLLIWIFNFYNDKVCIYYKFLNEKNHIDIDLNTRTYRLLAKRNQGKYSSIVCIKEDIPNIVEYEKKIISNCKKVSRGKSKIINECSLNNTEVCKQARTSNYFVPNQEKSYLKKKNLDKIYYKNKVRDTTKSDFKFLRNDLKLKVGMICIFSIFIVLTGILLFVLKSVLSMEKSQFKLCLKYFLNPSTWGFLILALIVLSTMIYLSRKIVMYIKSIYTKIEINNTSYPPLSNVVFL